A stretch of the Rhizobium sullae genome encodes the following:
- a CDS encoding acetylserotonin O-methyltransferase — protein MSTTAANHMTVAESEACSPEGILQLGLGFWASKTLLSAVELGLFTELASGPLDGEALQKRLGLHRRGARDFLDALVALGMLEREGDIYRNTPATDRYLDRGKPTYVGGMLAVAATRIYANWASLTEALRTGKPQNGTEDDEDLFDMLYSNPDNLVMFAQAMTGGSLQAAEALARRFPWTDYRTFIDIGTAEGRVPVEIASAHPHLTGGGYDLPPMRPVFEAYAERRGLADRLRFHPGDFLKEPLPPADVLVMGHILHDWNLEVKRTLLAKAYAALPKRGALIVHDQIIDDERRQNAAGLLMSLNMLVNTRGGFDYTRANGIGWMREAGFTDVRFEHLAGPHSMIVGIK, from the coding sequence ATGAGCACTACAGCTGCTAATCACATGACAGTTGCGGAGAGCGAAGCTTGTTCGCCGGAAGGCATCCTGCAGCTCGGTCTCGGTTTCTGGGCATCGAAGACGTTGCTAAGCGCCGTCGAACTCGGGCTTTTCACGGAGCTGGCCTCCGGACCTCTTGATGGGGAAGCCTTGCAAAAGCGCCTTGGATTGCATCGGCGCGGAGCGCGGGATTTCCTCGACGCGCTTGTCGCGCTCGGCATGCTAGAGCGCGAGGGCGACATCTATCGAAATACCCCGGCGACCGACCGCTATCTCGACCGCGGCAAGCCGACCTATGTGGGCGGAATGCTCGCCGTGGCCGCCACGCGGATCTACGCCAACTGGGCCTCGCTTACCGAAGCGCTCAGGACCGGCAAGCCGCAGAACGGCACCGAAGACGACGAAGACCTCTTCGACATGCTCTATTCCAATCCGGACAATCTGGTCATGTTCGCGCAGGCGATGACCGGCGGCAGTCTTCAGGCCGCTGAGGCGCTTGCCCGGCGGTTCCCCTGGACAGACTATCGCACCTTTATCGACATCGGCACCGCCGAGGGCAGGGTTCCCGTCGAGATCGCCAGCGCCCATCCGCACCTGACAGGCGGCGGCTACGACCTGCCGCCGATGCGGCCGGTATTCGAGGCCTATGCGGAGCGGCGCGGACTTGCCGACCGGCTCCGGTTCCATCCCGGCGATTTCCTGAAGGAGCCGCTTCCTCCGGCCGACGTGCTGGTGATGGGGCATATCCTTCACGACTGGAATCTTGAGGTGAAGCGCACGCTGCTGGCGAAGGCTTACGCAGCCTTGCCGAAGCGCGGCGCGCTCATCGTCCACGACCAGATCATCGACGACGAGCGAAGGCAGAACGCCGCAGGGCTGCTGATGAGCCTCAATATGCTGGTCAATACGCGGGGCGGGTTCGATTACACCCGCGCCAACGGCATTGGCTGGATGCGTGAGGCAGGTTTTACCGACGTGCGCTTCGAACATCTCGCCGGCCCCCATTCGATGATCGTGGGAATCAAGTAG
- a CDS encoding two-component system VirA-like sensor kinase: protein MTSLRPLAAIVAGLLIMLTYLLVQGAAPDTQRHERTLDAVRTVILYNAALQRDVLRARAGLLRSYDPLVRAIARLDEAMASLAAASEVASGEARVEIDRRVADVAAAVRDEETLVESFKSSNALLQNSLNYFNYTSGRLAAEGDGLRAVEIGALTIAMSRFINDPQPEAARAVAAPLDRLARPSLDMALASEVRSLVSHGRLIVTTLPAVDGLVARLQASPTSERARALQDVYLEAHGQAAARAAMFQALLYVAALVLVGYIAYLFVRLRHNAQTLKERLDFERLIASISTEFINLPRGRIRADISKGLQRLVEHAGPDGAQIAVSHTCDGNGGYAYRRPGVNTPPCPPEDILELASTWTLKDYERQGAIYVPRVSELPEGPEKTRLQAYQLRAWLGIPMSHAGERLGFLALDSVTDEKHWADDDIALLRTAAEIFANAIARERIEHEREALQARLNQSQRLEAIGTLAGGVAHEFNNILGAILGYGEMALAVLLKESRARSYVQQIMKAGARAQNVTEQILAFGRRRERHYQPLRVEPVVVETVGLLRASFPATLLVETRLAAAAASMMGDPTELQQVVMNLGTNAAQAMNNRGVLEIDLGTLESEVPLTLSHGNMPPGDYIRLTVRDTGIGMDRATMERIFEPFFTTKPAGQGTGLGLSTVHGIIAALGGAVDVKSQIGEGTTFEIYFPRIEGAAPEEDEAETVETSVHHGNGETILVVDDDTPLVRLAEEMLAALGYEPVGFDRPPAALSAFRTDPARFDLVLTDEIMPEMTGIEFSGQLHKIRQDLPIVLMTGYGRPLSSRQLKAAGISEVIRKPLLSNAIAHCLAHHLH, encoded by the coding sequence ATGACGTCGCTGCGTCCCCTGGCCGCGATCGTTGCCGGCCTGCTCATCATGCTCACCTACCTGCTGGTACAAGGTGCGGCGCCTGACACTCAGCGCCACGAACGCACGCTCGATGCGGTGAGAACCGTCATCCTGTACAACGCGGCCCTCCAGCGTGACGTGCTGCGGGCCCGGGCGGGACTTCTGCGCAGCTACGATCCGCTCGTCCGTGCGATTGCGAGGCTCGATGAGGCGATGGCGAGCTTGGCGGCCGCCAGCGAGGTCGCAAGCGGTGAAGCGAGGGTTGAGATCGATCGGCGCGTCGCCGACGTGGCCGCTGCGGTGCGCGACGAGGAAACGCTCGTCGAGTCCTTCAAATCGAGCAACGCGCTGCTCCAGAACTCGCTGAACTATTTCAACTACACCAGCGGCCGGCTCGCTGCCGAAGGAGACGGTCTCCGAGCCGTCGAGATCGGGGCTCTGACGATCGCGATGTCGCGGTTTATCAACGATCCCCAACCGGAGGCGGCAAGAGCCGTTGCCGCCCCGCTCGACAGGCTTGCCAGGCCATCCCTCGACATGGCATTGGCAAGCGAGGTCCGCTCGCTTGTCTCTCACGGCCGGCTCATCGTCACGACGCTGCCCGCAGTCGACGGTCTTGTCGCCCGCCTCCAGGCTTCCCCCACGAGCGAGCGCGCACGGGCGCTTCAGGACGTTTATCTCGAGGCACATGGGCAGGCTGCCGCGCGCGCCGCAATGTTTCAGGCGCTGCTTTATGTCGCTGCGCTGGTCCTCGTGGGTTATATCGCCTATTTGTTCGTCCGTCTGCGCCACAACGCGCAGACCCTGAAGGAGCGGCTCGATTTCGAGCGCCTGATCGCCTCGATCTCGACCGAGTTCATCAATCTTCCGCGTGGCCGGATCCGTGCCGACATTAGCAAGGGCCTCCAGCGCCTAGTGGAGCACGCCGGCCCAGATGGCGCGCAGATCGCCGTCAGCCACACCTGCGACGGCAACGGCGGCTACGCCTATCGCCGCCCGGGCGTGAACACGCCGCCATGCCCGCCGGAGGATATTCTGGAGCTCGCGTCGACCTGGACGCTGAAGGACTACGAGCGTCAGGGCGCGATCTACGTTCCGCGTGTCAGCGAGCTTCCGGAGGGGCCGGAGAAGACGCGCCTGCAGGCATATCAACTGCGAGCCTGGCTCGGCATACCGATGTCGCATGCCGGCGAGCGGCTGGGCTTTCTGGCGCTCGATTCCGTAACGGACGAGAAACATTGGGCCGACGACGACATTGCTCTCCTGCGCACCGCAGCCGAGATTTTCGCAAACGCAATCGCGCGCGAGCGCATCGAACACGAACGCGAAGCGCTTCAGGCGCGCCTCAACCAGTCGCAGCGGCTGGAAGCGATCGGAACGCTTGCCGGCGGCGTCGCACACGAGTTCAACAATATCCTCGGGGCCATTCTCGGCTATGGCGAGATGGCGCTGGCGGTCCTGTTAAAGGAGTCGCGCGCGCGCAGCTATGTGCAACAGATCATGAAGGCCGGCGCGCGGGCGCAGAATGTCACGGAGCAAATTCTCGCCTTCGGCCGCCGCCGCGAGCGGCACTATCAGCCCCTTCGGGTGGAGCCCGTCGTCGTGGAGACGGTCGGCCTGCTGCGCGCCTCCTTTCCCGCAACACTCTTGGTGGAGACACGTCTTGCGGCTGCGGCTGCCTCGATGATGGGCGACCCGACCGAGCTTCAGCAGGTCGTCATGAATCTCGGCACGAACGCAGCGCAGGCGATGAACAACCGCGGTGTGCTGGAGATCGACCTCGGTACGCTGGAGTCCGAAGTGCCCTTGACGCTGTCGCACGGCAACATGCCTCCCGGCGACTACATTCGCCTGACTGTCAGGGATACCGGCATCGGCATGGATCGAGCGACCATGGAGCGCATCTTCGAGCCGTTCTTCACGACCAAGCCGGCGGGGCAGGGCACGGGGCTTGGCCTTTCGACGGTACACGGCATCATCGCCGCGCTCGGGGGCGCAGTGGACGTGAAGAGCCAGATTGGCGAGGGCACGACCTTCGAGATCTATTTCCCGCGGATCGAAGGCGCCGCCCCGGAGGAAGATGAGGCCGAGACCGTCGAGACTTCTGTCCACCACGGCAACGGTGAGACGATCCTTGTCGTGGACGACGATACGCCGCTCGTGCGGCTTGCCGAGGAGATGCTTGCCGCGCTCGGCTACGAGCCGGTCGGCTTCGACCGGCCTCCTGCCGCTCTCAGTGCATTCCGCACCGATCCGGCACGCTTCGACCTGGTGCTGACGGACGAGATCATGCCGGAGATGACGGGCATCGAGTTTTCCGGCCAACTGCACAAGATCCGGCAGGATCTGCCGATCGTCCTGATGACGGGATACGGCCGTCCGCTGAGTTCGCGTCAGCTCAAGGCGGCAGGCATAAGCGAGGTCATCAGGAAGCCGCTGCTGTCGAACGCGATCGCGCACTGTCTCGCCCACCATCTTCATTAA
- a CDS encoding cytochrome-c peroxidase yields MTHGHIGKDWAGLFVPLCLAMAAPALALMKQPAPLPEEPIAPLVAAGPSDQAKIALGEGLFHDARLSHDGVFACSSCHRLELSGDDGQARSVAADGESLDFNAPTVFNSAFSFRLNWRGNFDTFEEQNEAVLLDDKLMNTSWDELLPKLRSDRNYAERFARIYGEAASRATVLDALAVFQRSLITPDARFDRYLKGERDAITADEEHGYQLFKAYGCVACHQGANVGGNLFQKFGIFQDPFAGQKALSEADQGRFAITRAEADRHVFRVPSLRNVAVTSPYFHDGRTGSLGEAVKIMARNQLGRELDQRDADLIVKFLGTLTGEYRGRPLTSAAERLEQ; encoded by the coding sequence ATGACGCATGGGCATATTGGTAAGGATTGGGCGGGGCTTTTTGTTCCGCTTTGCCTGGCAATGGCGGCACCGGCGCTGGCCCTGATGAAACAGCCTGCGCCCTTGCCCGAAGAGCCGATTGCTCCGCTCGTAGCGGCCGGGCCTTCCGACCAGGCGAAGATTGCGCTTGGCGAGGGTCTGTTCCACGACGCCAGGCTGTCGCACGACGGTGTCTTTGCCTGCAGCTCCTGTCACAGGCTCGAGCTCAGCGGTGACGACGGCCAGGCCCGCTCCGTGGCAGCAGACGGAGAATCGCTCGATTTCAATGCCCCGACCGTCTTCAATTCGGCCTTCAGCTTCCGGCTGAATTGGCGCGGCAATTTCGACACCTTTGAGGAGCAGAACGAGGCGGTCCTGCTCGATGACAAGCTCATGAACACGAGCTGGGATGAATTGCTGCCGAAGCTGCGCTCCGACCGGAATTATGCAGAGCGCTTTGCCAGGATCTACGGCGAGGCTGCCAGCAGGGCGACGGTGCTCGACGCGCTGGCCGTCTTCCAGCGGTCGCTGATCACGCCCGATGCGCGCTTCGACCGCTATCTCAAGGGCGAGCGCGACGCCATCACGGCGGACGAAGAGCACGGCTATCAGCTCTTCAAGGCATATGGGTGCGTCGCGTGCCACCAGGGCGCAAATGTGGGCGGCAACCTTTTCCAGAAATTCGGCATCTTCCAGGATCCGTTTGCCGGCCAGAAAGCACTCTCGGAGGCGGATCAGGGCCGCTTCGCGATCACCCGCGCCGAGGCCGACCGACATGTGTTCCGTGTCCCCAGCTTGCGCAATGTTGCCGTGACGTCTCCGTATTTTCACGACGGCCGCACCGGATCCCTCGGCGAGGCGGTGAAGATCATGGCGCGTAACCAGCTCGGCCGGGAGCTCGATCAGCGCGATGCCGATCTCATCGTCAAATTCCTGGGCACGTTGACCGGTGAATATCGCGGCCGGCCGCTGACCAGCGCAGCCGAGCGTCTCGAGCAATGA
- a CDS encoding response regulator yields MSAAQNTHQDQPPNGGAEPGTASKHILVVDDDPDIRDMLTNYLVAENFKVTAVAGSQAMARIFSERPVDLLILDMRLAGEDGLDIMRQLGSPPEAPIIIITGHRRDEADRIVGLELGADDYITKPFSLRELLARVRAVLRRSQVAQRHSGSKKRVRCRFAGWELDMRTRRLISPAGEPTPLTTGEFNLLAAFLQSPQQILSREQLLIASRMHDEEVFDRSIDVQILRLRRKLEVNPSEPKLITTERGAGYMFATAVELL; encoded by the coding sequence ATGTCAGCTGCACAAAACACGCATCAGGATCAGCCGCCGAACGGCGGAGCCGAGCCGGGAACGGCATCGAAGCATATCCTCGTCGTTGACGACGATCCCGACATCCGCGATATGCTGACCAACTACCTCGTGGCCGAGAACTTCAAGGTCACCGCCGTCGCCGGCAGCCAAGCCATGGCGCGGATCTTCAGCGAACGGCCGGTGGACCTGTTGATCCTCGACATGAGGCTTGCCGGCGAAGACGGGCTCGACATCATGCGCCAGCTTGGCAGCCCGCCGGAGGCCCCCATCATCATCATCACTGGCCACCGGCGCGACGAGGCGGACCGCATCGTCGGCCTGGAGCTCGGAGCCGACGACTACATCACGAAGCCCTTCAGCCTCAGGGAGCTGCTCGCGCGGGTTCGCGCCGTGCTCCGGCGATCGCAGGTGGCACAGCGGCATTCGGGCAGCAAGAAGCGGGTACGATGCCGCTTCGCCGGCTGGGAGCTCGACATGCGCACGCGGCGCCTGATATCGCCGGCCGGCGAACCAACGCCGCTGACCACCGGCGAGTTCAACCTGCTTGCCGCGTTTCTGCAGTCGCCGCAGCAAATCCTCAGCCGCGAGCAGCTTCTCATTGCGAGCCGGATGCACGACGAGGAGGTGTTCGACCGCAGCATCGACGTGCAGATCCTGCGCCTGCGCCGCAAGCTCGAGGTCAACCCCAGCGAGCCGAAGCTCATCACCACCGAGCGGGGCGCCGGCTACATGTTCGCCACTGCCGTCGAGCTGCTGTGA
- a CDS encoding YoaK family protein produces MLIRQGHERNDQIDRKLASCLAAIAGALNAAAFYAVGFFSANMTGNVSTFSDHIAVGAWLSALFYLAIIVTFILGATVSTLLINAGRRRNMHAIYAYSILTEGILLAVLGCADLWLLGEWRAPVLVIGLAFLMGLQNAVVTRISNARVRTTHISGMATDIGIELGTAFDILRGSERPSEAQQNRAKLLLHAQTILAFLFGGILGVLVYRAAGGFLLIATAALLLAIAMTGISRVRQQRAQATS; encoded by the coding sequence ATGCTGATCCGCCAAGGGCACGAACGTAACGACCAGATTGACAGAAAGCTTGCCTCTTGCCTGGCGGCGATAGCCGGCGCGCTCAACGCGGCTGCATTTTACGCAGTCGGCTTCTTTTCCGCGAATATGACCGGAAACGTCTCCACCTTTTCCGACCATATTGCCGTCGGCGCGTGGCTTTCTGCCCTGTTTTACCTTGCGATCATCGTCACCTTCATCCTGGGCGCGACCGTCTCGACGCTGCTCATCAATGCCGGGCGCCGACGCAATATGCATGCGATCTACGCTTACAGTATCTTGACGGAAGGGATACTGCTTGCAGTACTCGGCTGTGCCGATCTTTGGCTGCTCGGAGAATGGCGCGCACCGGTTCTGGTGATTGGCCTCGCTTTTCTCATGGGCCTTCAAAATGCAGTCGTCACGCGCATTTCTAACGCGCGGGTGAGGACTACGCATATTTCGGGCATGGCAACCGATATCGGCATCGAGCTTGGAACGGCGTTCGACATCCTGCGCGGAAGCGAGCGGCCGAGTGAGGCGCAACAGAACCGTGCCAAGCTCCTTTTGCATGCCCAGACGATCCTTGCCTTCCTGTTCGGCGGGATCCTGGGCGTCCTGGTCTATCGCGCCGCCGGCGGCTTCCTGCTTATCGCAACTGCTGCACTGTTGCTGGCGATTGCCATGACCGGCATTTCCCGCGTGCGGCAGCAGCGCGCGCAGGCCACTTCGTGA
- a CDS encoding class I SAM-dependent methyltransferase, with protein MKTREERLRLRNSTPRTKLDFVHTEGAKLLPDRNELLYRLPNHAVAAEIGVAEGEFTSEILKRNHPAKLFLIDPWGMDRYSAGITTVSEKFADEIADGTVVIRQGTSLDALSTFDDGFFDWLYIDTDHSFDLTWKELVLANSKVNRGGRIAGHDFCTGNTVKPIVYGVVEAVNKFCAEYAWRFEYMTLDPDAHFSFCLQRL; from the coding sequence GTGAAAACGCGCGAAGAGCGGCTACGCCTAAGGAACAGCACACCTCGTACAAAGCTCGATTTTGTCCATACCGAAGGCGCCAAGCTGCTGCCTGATCGAAACGAGCTTCTCTATCGCCTTCCGAATCATGCAGTTGCGGCCGAGATCGGGGTCGCCGAAGGCGAGTTCACGTCTGAAATTCTCAAGCGGAATCACCCCGCAAAGCTGTTCCTGATCGATCCGTGGGGGATGGATCGCTACTCGGCGGGTATCACGACGGTGAGCGAGAAATTCGCTGATGAAATAGCCGACGGAACGGTGGTGATAAGGCAGGGTACGTCGCTCGACGCTTTGAGCACGTTCGACGACGGTTTTTTCGACTGGCTCTATATCGACACGGACCATTCCTTCGATCTCACCTGGAAGGAGCTGGTCCTAGCAAACAGCAAGGTCAATCGTGGCGGGCGCATTGCGGGCCACGATTTCTGCACCGGTAACACCGTAAAGCCGATCGTTTATGGCGTCGTGGAAGCCGTCAACAAGTTCTGCGCGGAATACGCATGGCGTTTCGAATATATGACACTGGATCCGGATGCGCATTTTTCCTTCTGCCTGCAGCGCCTCTGA
- a CDS encoding ImcF-related family protein, with protein sequence MRDYVQPPGRDGAGADVLPALAEPLLGLAKRAESEKRPDPQELAATARMLVAEFEKEGRRRNVPPDWILDARDALVALLDVRARSNPALPIKRWERALAAALPISHMIGADGLAERAVQAAKGGLARRDLARFLGHCSEAVQAAQSKEEQHRTRADHGLVFLAVALFFAMLVAWAGWAEWQFRERRLAQLPDVRSVVEAGKAATPAARAAQLDAFVAAVRLVEQEAARSPLGLIHHIEMVDPAAAARRRYGEAAEALVAEPLAEALAVALATEGEANALYDSLRAWSILKGTSDWQPRFLGGWVADRVETFPELALLAEHVAAMPKAQPGLPSPDPETIAQARQFAAEGLASERALLELTRAEKTAALPPWSLGQAAPGLDTILIHRSGLPIERGVPGLYTEAGWNYAKSDAADAIRRATSEAVTVLSSGGTTTTEAVMDLLQKRTLEAWTQYLGELRVRPFTDQPTAVVISGALSARNSPLSALIREAWRQSGGNDRSRSHANQLRIAAALGPAIQFVEQSRMSEISQLFVSLNVALSVLDEDAEIGKKSLMDAQERANSIVALQQAPLLVVQIVEDVISQTAAPKAPEVAADHVPKETPQAPQPPQSPQSPWGSQVAAACQAAVSGHYPFFDGPDADMAEVARIFAPDGSIERYFRAQLAHLMDTSTTPWRWKPEARLSGYSPESAAFLQRAVAVGEALFQKGASPNVPIVLEALAQRGAATVSIGGAHAPVVTSGESVTLNWPGASPGQGFEISFDTGPAVEKKSASGPWGLLRFLDGSRLRPREAGRRFLVDVRAKGARAYLQMSFAGAANPVSVRSLMRGLTCPFTL encoded by the coding sequence GTGAGAGACTATGTCCAACCTCCGGGGCGCGATGGTGCGGGAGCGGACGTGCTTCCGGCATTGGCCGAGCCGCTGCTTGGCCTCGCGAAGCGGGCCGAAAGCGAGAAGCGGCCCGATCCGCAGGAGTTAGCCGCGACCGCCCGCATGCTCGTGGCCGAGTTCGAGAAAGAAGGACGCCGCAGGAACGTTCCGCCGGACTGGATCCTGGATGCGCGGGACGCGCTCGTCGCTTTGCTCGATGTCCGTGCGCGCAGCAATCCGGCGCTGCCAATCAAACGATGGGAGCGTGCGCTCGCGGCCGCCCTTCCGATCAGCCACATGATTGGCGCCGATGGTCTCGCCGAAAGGGCCGTCCAGGCCGCGAAAGGGGGTCTGGCGCGGCGCGATCTGGCGCGTTTTCTCGGGCATTGCAGTGAAGCCGTTCAGGCTGCACAGTCGAAGGAGGAGCAGCACAGAACGCGAGCAGATCACGGCCTTGTCTTTCTTGCGGTGGCTCTGTTCTTCGCGATGCTGGTCGCCTGGGCCGGGTGGGCCGAATGGCAGTTTCGAGAGCGGCGGCTGGCACAATTGCCCGACGTCCGGAGCGTTGTGGAAGCTGGCAAGGCCGCCACGCCAGCAGCGCGGGCGGCTCAGCTCGATGCCTTCGTGGCGGCGGTCCGGCTCGTTGAGCAGGAGGCCGCCCGCTCACCGCTTGGCCTCATTCACCATATCGAGATGGTCGATCCCGCTGCGGCGGCGCGCCGTCGCTATGGCGAGGCGGCCGAAGCCTTGGTTGCCGAGCCACTCGCCGAGGCACTGGCTGTTGCGCTTGCCACGGAAGGGGAGGCTAATGCGCTCTACGATTCCCTCCGCGCTTGGTCGATACTGAAGGGGACATCGGACTGGCAGCCCAGGTTTCTGGGGGGCTGGGTCGCCGATCGCGTCGAGACCTTCCCCGAACTTGCTTTACTGGCCGAGCATGTTGCTGCCATGCCGAAGGCGCAGCCGGGACTTCCATCTCCAGATCCCGAAACGATCGCCCAGGCGCGGCAATTCGCTGCTGAAGGCTTGGCGAGTGAGCGGGCCTTGCTCGAACTGACACGTGCCGAAAAGACGGCAGCTCTTCCTCCCTGGTCTCTCGGTCAGGCGGCCCCCGGTCTCGACACGATCTTGATCCACCGGTCAGGCCTGCCGATCGAGCGTGGAGTTCCCGGTCTCTATACGGAGGCTGGATGGAACTATGCGAAGTCGGACGCCGCCGACGCGATCCGCCGGGCAACGTCCGAGGCCGTAACGGTGCTCTCCTCGGGCGGCACGACGACCACGGAAGCGGTGATGGATCTCCTTCAAAAGCGTACGCTTGAGGCATGGACGCAGTATCTGGGTGAGCTTCGCGTGAGGCCGTTCACAGACCAACCCACTGCTGTCGTGATCAGCGGTGCGCTGAGCGCACGCAACTCGCCGCTCTCGGCACTTATCCGCGAGGCATGGCGCCAGTCCGGCGGGAACGATCGCAGCCGAAGCCATGCCAACCAGCTTAGGATCGCAGCGGCATTGGGTCCGGCTATTCAGTTCGTGGAGCAGAGCCGGATGTCGGAGATCTCGCAGCTCTTTGTCTCGCTGAACGTGGCTCTCTCCGTTCTCGATGAGGATGCGGAGATCGGCAAGAAATCCCTCATGGACGCACAGGAGCGCGCCAACTCGATCGTTGCCTTGCAGCAAGCCCCGCTTCTGGTCGTCCAGATCGTCGAGGACGTGATCTCTCAGACGGCTGCCCCAAAAGCGCCGGAGGTTGCTGCGGATCATGTCCCAAAAGAGACACCTCAGGCACCGCAGCCTCCACAGTCACCACAATCACCTTGGGGCTCTCAGGTTGCGGCCGCCTGCCAGGCCGCCGTAAGCGGCCATTATCCGTTCTTTGATGGGCCGGATGCGGACATGGCCGAAGTCGCGCGGATCTTCGCGCCGGACGGCAGCATAGAAAGGTATTTCCGGGCTCAACTGGCACACTTGATGGACACGTCGACGACACCGTGGCGCTGGAAGCCGGAAGCGCGGCTTTCGGGCTATTCACCCGAAAGCGCGGCCTTTCTCCAAAGGGCGGTTGCCGTTGGCGAGGCCCTTTTTCAAAAGGGAGCATCGCCCAACGTCCCGATTGTGCTGGAGGCGCTCGCCCAACGAGGAGCCGCGACCGTCTCGATCGGCGGCGCTCATGCTCCGGTCGTCACTTCCGGAGAGTCGGTCACCTTGAACTGGCCCGGGGCCTCGCCCGGGCAAGGCTTTGAGATATCCTTCGATACGGGTCCTGCGGTCGAGAAGAAGAGCGCAAGCGGTCCATGGGGCCTGTTGCGGTTTCTGGACGGGTCGCGCCTGCGGCCCCGCGAGGCCGGCCGGCGGTTCCTGGTCGATGTCCGTGCCAAGGGGGCGCGCGCCTATCTTCAGATGTCCTTCGCAGGAGCTGCCAACCCGGTGTCGGTACGCTCACTGATGCGCGGCTTGACCTGTCCGTTCACGCTCTGA
- a CDS encoding M15 family metallopeptidase, which translates to MSVILAAAVFAFVGDLLRDTDRDPNAGRIDRLTQQFAQQDREIQSLRAELNSVKRKVTELEGKVKELAEAPRPEPVPPSTAVSPPPGEPLSQQSFSIDQFGGMAPPEETENMTEPMQLAKKRFNEGIIRPTPAVLRQILGEPRSVYSTSCQPVTNPKLLKTLESRDIGHFRLTMIRPALDSLGQIMERLRKEEPDIYAAIGTAGALCVRYVRGSNRSVSSHAWGAAVDLTLKKNLDRLGDSSTQFGLVVLAEFFNDAGWYWGAGYSREDSMHFEVGEALLRKWAAEGKL; encoded by the coding sequence ATGAGCGTCATTCTTGCGGCGGCCGTATTCGCGTTTGTTGGCGACCTGCTTCGAGACACGGACCGTGATCCGAATGCAGGAAGGATCGATCGGCTAACTCAACAGTTCGCTCAGCAGGACAGAGAGATCCAGTCGCTGCGAGCTGAACTGAACTCGGTCAAAAGAAAGGTGACAGAACTAGAGGGAAAAGTGAAAGAACTGGCGGAGGCGCCGCGCCCCGAGCCCGTCCCGCCAAGCACCGCCGTCAGCCCGCCGCCCGGGGAACCTCTGAGCCAGCAGTCATTTTCGATCGACCAGTTCGGCGGTATGGCGCCGCCCGAGGAGACCGAAAATATGACAGAGCCGATGCAGCTGGCGAAGAAGCGCTTCAACGAGGGCATCATACGCCCGACCCCGGCAGTGCTCCGCCAAATCCTTGGCGAGCCGCGAAGTGTGTATTCCACAAGCTGCCAGCCGGTCACCAACCCGAAATTGCTGAAAACCCTGGAAAGCCGAGACATAGGACATTTCCGCCTGACGATGATCAGGCCCGCCCTCGATTCGCTGGGGCAGATCATGGAGCGTCTCCGAAAGGAGGAACCGGATATCTATGCCGCGATCGGCACGGCTGGTGCGCTGTGCGTGCGTTATGTGCGAGGCTCGAACAGGTCTGTGTCGTCGCATGCCTGGGGCGCGGCCGTCGATCTGACACTCAAGAAGAACCTCGACAGATTGGGAGATAGCAGCACGCAGTTCGGACTTGTGGTGCTCGCAGAGTTCTTCAACGATGCCGGCTGGTATTGGGGTGCTGGCTATAGCCGCGAAGATTCCATGCATTTTGAAGTGGGTGAAGCGCTGCTTCGCAAATGGGCCGCGGAGGGCAAACTGTGA
- a CDS encoding PP2C family protein-serine/threonine phosphatase translates to MTPDSRDNASTRVPNRPGRPQGAGLSHTGHVRTNNEDAILTDPSGVLWAVADGMGGYGYGDVAADLVIEQLALIPHTPVSGGHLVAALQSANSAVRRWAASANVAQMGATVVAALIDGGATTIAWVGDSRAYRSRGGELLQLTRDHSVVQELLDDGHLSPAAVRQHPQSHVVTRAIGAADRLDVDSVEVALEPGDFLLLCSDGLTDCLAEPEIIAHLNAPSPDAACRRLVAAALDHGAPDNVSVIVIRIDGDVAP, encoded by the coding sequence ATGACCCCGGATTCTCGGGACAATGCTTCGACGCGCGTGCCTAACCGGCCGGGCAGGCCGCAAGGAGCGGGACTAAGTCATACCGGGCATGTGCGAACAAACAACGAAGACGCGATTCTCACCGATCCCTCGGGCGTCCTTTGGGCAGTAGCTGACGGAATGGGCGGCTACGGCTACGGCGACGTCGCGGCTGACCTGGTCATCGAACAGCTCGCGCTAATCCCGCACACTCCCGTTTCCGGCGGTCACCTCGTTGCTGCGCTGCAGTCAGCCAATTCAGCCGTCCGGCGGTGGGCGGCTTCGGCCAATGTGGCACAGATGGGTGCTACAGTGGTCGCGGCACTCATCGACGGCGGAGCGACGACAATCGCTTGGGTGGGAGATAGCCGGGCCTATCGTTCGCGAGGAGGTGAGCTGCTGCAACTCACGCGCGACCATTCGGTGGTGCAGGAACTTCTCGATGACGGGCACCTTAGCCCCGCCGCTGTCCGGCAGCACCCACAATCCCACGTTGTTACTCGGGCAATCGGCGCCGCCGACCGTCTGGACGTGGACTCCGTCGAGGTCGCGCTGGAGCCGGGCGATTTTCTGCTCCTTTGTTCCGATGGATTGACCGATTGTCTTGCCGAGCCCGAGATCATCGCTCACTTGAACGCGCCGAGCCCAGATGCCGCCTGCCGGCGACTGGTAGCCGCCGCTCTCGATCACGGCGCTCCAGACAATGTCTCTGTGATAGTGATTCGGATTGACGGAGATGTAGCGCCTTGA